In the Nomascus leucogenys isolate Asia chromosome 5, Asia_NLE_v1, whole genome shotgun sequence genome, one interval contains:
- the FAM177B gene encoding protein FAM177B, protein MEIDGFQQLDLEKSIPSKKTTPKRIIHFVDGDIMEEYSTEEEEEEEKEEQSTNSTLDPSKLSWGPYVRFWAGRIASTSFSTCEFLGGKFAVFFGLTQPKYQYVLNEFYRIQNKKSDNKSEGNGSKAQAAEVPNEKCHLESGVREYGTMQQDTAEAISQ, encoded by the exons atgGAGATAGATGGTTTCCAGCAGTTAGACCTAGAGAAGAGTATACCTTCCAAAAAGACTACTCCTAAAAGGATTATCCATTTTGTTGACGGAGACATCATGGAAGAATATagcacagaggaggaggaggaagaggaaaaagaggagcaGAGCACAAATTCAACACTTGACCCT TCTAAACTTTCCTGGGGGCCCTACGTACGATTTTGGGCAGGACGAATAGCGAGCACCTCATTTTCTA CATGTGAATTCCTTGGTGGAAAATTTGCTGTCTTCTTCGGTCTTACTCAACCCAAATATCAGTATGTGTTAAACGAGTTCTATAGGATACAAAACAAG AAAAGTGACAACAAAAGTGAAGGGAATGGATCGAAGGCCCAGGCAGCTGAGGTTCCTAATGAAAAGTGTCACTTGGAGTCTGGGGTCCGAGAGTATGGAACCATGCAACAGGACACGGCAGAGGCCATTTCCCAGTGA